Proteins encoded within one genomic window of Lysinibacillus louembei:
- a CDS encoding peptidoglycan DD-metalloendopeptidase family protein, protein MSQTNKPIELLLALNVAEGTSKKNIQTYINKLQKDLSINLELQYSMDNSTIEGILDSIQTALQELPLDLVSESISYGLQDTYEQVLQLDEALMSLNTTWSTLASQSVGGLTLTQELVVLSQEMQKAAGSSENLIDIMGFADSGFSLLGTNLLNTSEEMTKFIKDQRTVTTVTSAADTSTSELTTRLTALATAANVAKVAIKGFAIATGAGLAYAAAGFVIEKVVGAVVAKMGESKRQAEEVAAANKELLNSYSQNKQQIDSLVSKYGDLSDKMKESNPDNNTIKEYHDIQNEIGKLLPSLATGTDEYGRKIVSSHEAIKIKIDLLKEELELEREKARLEEESARNDRIKVNEKTYDDSRSEIKSELQRFALFSNDGRTTSSITSEYVIALVDEKGNPIYDSFDELGGKLLPELESKLKRAKLHGSQEDIHYLEKMIFETKNLIKELNNTEIQAKSSSVALKRDYISTVEDIISKNNSFNDNAKTLSQTLSAQLINAANIDDIKELRSALEGLFSNPDASSLVNGIDNEFNRLKNSTGDNFDSVANSVKSNVSSFSSELSKLGLTQEEVAVITNALNSKVLNAINYFAQFKDVANTTGKTVGQVAIDMNGLPEGIDETSESVDNLATKMHKFKDVAEKMAGVSSSYVESLNDLLFKYDMLTNQLSSYTQQQLQDIYNKKELSAEEQYVKSVLEERLSVMKELSSVYPDLLGKDDTAIALSDEKRAAIEKENKANEVLLKAYQLARDGKLTYEQEMTLAAAEESRNRISYLEAEIIALELLLMSYNGMSNSMQSAVDAGALTMDDEMSNLKSWMDKNSSADVSRLQELRTSMAELKSTFDGNIKSISGYSDAVEKSEKSTSKSNSSTKESIYITDEYAEAIRNLNTLIQQQEALRKDLPKHSEAYRQSLQTQIKLEQEKLALQEKQAQALERQIATGQIKQTGNVTVDSSSTTPQKLNGWNGRITSQYGNRISPTSGQPEFHRGVDITGAKGTRLDANVNGKVVSAGWHNSYGNNVAIIDDKGVKHLYAHLDKIATKVGNTVKAGTHIGNIGSTGNSTGSHLHYEVSNNGKLIDPNTYLSNAKNGTVTAGTNANVAVSTSQESIDRAKAALDALQGEMLDQKQTIADLQKETIDSYTAKFDDRRQILENGYAFEEAKLKNINRDSSKYNATLDKQVDILKRKQNVDKEEIAFYEELIQQGDLSQIVIDELNKKIVNLKTSVQSSQNEIGAKQLEDRTSAREYNLGKQDQVIEYEKAKIQELDKSSQRYVLTLEKINKHTNRKMLINQKDLDDLNKLIASGEYSGEVLQAMKNDASALTVEIKNLAQEINNNNFEIVANIKANADEQVDDLSDKINVLKTIRNLYKEGSADYLNNVEEEIKLQQELAEVHDNTRRQQAEKLKGLALYPEQIKQATEMMEDSTAAYWNAKVAVDQLTKSLEESKKKLLDDTANKVINAYKEYVQERRDQHIDMIDQELEKEKEAFDKRKKAIQDELDLFRRSVQEKLQLLDRQEAGRSYQMDIDGLESERTQIVDQIDILALDDSYEAKAKRKQLQEQLDGIDKNISEKRHSRDIDLQKEALNDLLTDKEDNMREREELEDEQYRKNVERIEKEKSYLQKHYNDLLNNEREFMKIRSDLAEGHYNKIIDHFKGYVTEMENTLPLLADTLDGTMSEVGISIRENVIDQLNKAIEAINEFSDLRKATPNRTEEFDPNKPKTNPPSAGGSNTSSSLNGGDYQVLFGKFLSDIVRKGLPMGEARDALKNEANRLAAEGRLNHSEIKANSSFDTEFKKLSKQEQEALKNYIRQNANILNGSYQDRIHSSIDSLSTNRPTAIIANSNTATLAKVDTTNLLENSKFSDGLTTRLSAISHNFSSVMQAMSSPFQSLVASTAASADTITVNFNIDKMNGDMNDLKKFNKMMNDELLRKKGIK, encoded by the coding sequence GTGAGCCAAACGAATAAACCAATCGAGTTACTTTTAGCATTAAATGTAGCTGAAGGTACTTCTAAAAAAAACATTCAAACATACATCAACAAACTACAAAAGGATTTATCTATCAACCTTGAGCTTCAATATTCAATGGATAATAGCACAATTGAAGGCATATTAGATTCCATTCAAACTGCACTACAGGAACTTCCTCTTGATTTAGTATCAGAATCGATTAGCTATGGTCTACAGGATACCTACGAGCAAGTTTTACAATTAGACGAAGCCCTTATGTCGTTAAATACGACCTGGTCAACTTTAGCTTCACAATCAGTAGGGGGCTTGACTTTAACACAGGAGCTAGTGGTTCTTTCCCAAGAGATGCAGAAAGCTGCAGGTAGTTCAGAAAATTTGATTGATATAATGGGGTTTGCAGATTCTGGCTTTTCTCTTTTGGGAACCAATTTACTAAATACTTCTGAAGAAATGACCAAATTTATTAAAGATCAGCGAACCGTAACAACTGTCACATCTGCTGCAGATACCTCGACATCTGAATTAACTACTAGATTGACTGCTTTAGCTACAGCAGCTAATGTAGCCAAAGTCGCAATAAAAGGATTTGCGATTGCCACTGGTGCTGGATTAGCCTATGCTGCGGCAGGTTTTGTTATTGAAAAAGTAGTAGGTGCGGTTGTAGCCAAAATGGGCGAATCCAAAAGACAAGCTGAAGAAGTGGCAGCCGCAAATAAAGAGCTGCTGAATTCATACAGCCAAAATAAACAGCAAATTGACTCCTTAGTTTCCAAATATGGTGACCTTAGTGACAAAATGAAGGAATCTAATCCTGACAATAATACAATTAAAGAATATCATGATATTCAAAATGAAATTGGAAAGCTCCTCCCCTCTCTTGCAACCGGTACAGATGAATATGGTAGAAAAATCGTGTCTAGTCATGAAGCAATCAAAATTAAGATTGATTTACTCAAAGAAGAATTAGAACTTGAAAGAGAAAAAGCTCGATTAGAAGAAGAAAGCGCTAGAAATGACAGAATAAAGGTGAATGAAAAGACATATGATGATTCTCGTTCTGAGATAAAGAGTGAACTTCAACGTTTTGCGTTATTTAGTAATGATGGCCGAACGACTAGTAGTATAACATCAGAATATGTAATAGCACTTGTTGACGAAAAAGGAAACCCTATCTATGATTCCTTTGATGAACTAGGAGGTAAATTATTACCTGAGCTTGAATCAAAATTAAAACGTGCTAAACTACATGGAAGTCAAGAAGATATACATTATCTTGAAAAAATGATTTTCGAAACTAAGAATCTCATTAAAGAATTAAACAATACAGAGATTCAAGCTAAAAGCTCTTCAGTAGCATTAAAAAGAGACTACATTAGTACAGTAGAAGATATTATTTCTAAAAATAACAGCTTCAATGATAATGCAAAGACTCTTTCACAAACACTTTCTGCTCAATTAATTAATGCTGCTAACATTGATGATATAAAAGAATTGCGTTCAGCTCTTGAAGGATTGTTCTCTAATCCTGATGCTTCTTCCCTAGTTAATGGTATAGATAATGAATTCAATAGGTTAAAAAATTCTACTGGTGATAATTTTGATTCTGTTGCTAATAGTGTAAAATCTAATGTTTCATCATTCAGCAGTGAGCTAAGCAAATTAGGATTAACTCAAGAAGAAGTTGCGGTAATTACAAATGCTTTAAATTCTAAAGTATTAAATGCAATTAATTATTTTGCTCAATTCAAGGATGTTGCTAACACTACTGGAAAAACAGTTGGACAAGTCGCTATTGATATGAATGGATTACCAGAAGGTATTGACGAAACAAGTGAGTCCGTAGATAACCTTGCTACCAAAATGCATAAGTTCAAAGATGTTGCAGAAAAGATGGCAGGTGTCTCTAGTTCATATGTAGAGAGTTTGAATGACCTTCTATTTAAATATGACATGTTAACAAATCAACTCTCCTCTTACACTCAACAGCAACTTCAAGACATCTATAATAAAAAAGAATTATCAGCAGAAGAACAGTACGTGAAGAGTGTCTTAGAGGAACGTTTAAGTGTCATGAAGGAGTTATCTTCTGTCTACCCTGACCTATTAGGTAAAGATGATACAGCTATTGCACTTTCAGATGAAAAGCGAGCAGCAATTGAAAAAGAAAACAAAGCTAATGAAGTTTTACTGAAAGCTTATCAGTTGGCTCGTGATGGAAAATTAACATATGAGCAAGAAATGACTTTAGCTGCTGCTGAAGAATCACGAAATCGTATTTCCTATTTAGAAGCTGAAATTATCGCTTTAGAACTTCTTCTAATGTCCTATAATGGAATGTCTAATTCTATGCAAAGCGCCGTAGATGCAGGCGCATTGACTATGGATGATGAAATGTCTAACTTAAAATCTTGGATGGATAAAAATTCTAGTGCTGATGTATCCAGACTCCAAGAACTACGAACAAGTATGGCAGAGCTTAAATCTACATTTGATGGCAATATTAAATCTATCTCAGGCTATTCAGATGCAGTAGAAAAATCAGAGAAATCAACTTCCAAATCTAATTCATCTACCAAAGAATCTATCTATATTACAGACGAATATGCTGAAGCCATTCGTAATTTAAACACACTTATTCAACAACAAGAGGCACTTAGAAAAGATTTACCCAAACATTCCGAAGCATATCGCCAATCTTTACAAACTCAAATTAAATTAGAACAAGAAAAACTGGCTCTTCAAGAAAAACAAGCACAGGCCTTGGAGCGGCAAATTGCTACAGGTCAAATTAAACAAACTGGTAATGTAACTGTCGATTCTTCCTCTACAACACCTCAAAAGCTAAATGGATGGAATGGTCGAATTACAAGTCAGTATGGTAATCGGATAAGCCCTACTAGCGGACAACCTGAATTTCATCGAGGTGTAGATATTACAGGTGCTAAAGGAACTCGATTAGATGCCAATGTGAATGGTAAAGTAGTTTCAGCAGGATGGCATAATTCATATGGGAACAATGTAGCGATTATAGATGATAAAGGTGTTAAGCACTTATATGCACACTTAGACAAAATTGCTACTAAAGTTGGAAATACTGTTAAAGCAGGTACCCATATTGGAAATATCGGTAGTACAGGTAACAGCACAGGCTCTCATTTACATTATGAAGTTTCAAATAATGGAAAGCTAATTGACCCTAATACATATTTAAGCAATGCAAAAAATGGCACTGTTACAGCTGGCACAAATGCCAATGTGGCTGTTTCTACGTCACAAGAAAGTATTGATCGCGCAAAAGCTGCCCTTGATGCTCTACAAGGAGAAATGCTAGATCAAAAACAAACCATTGCTGATTTACAAAAAGAAACCATTGATTCATATACCGCCAAATTCGATGACCGACGTCAAATCTTAGAGAATGGCTATGCCTTTGAAGAAGCAAAACTTAAAAATATCAATAGGGATTCTTCCAAATACAATGCAACACTCGACAAGCAAGTCGATATTTTAAAACGCAAGCAAAATGTTGATAAAGAGGAAATTGCCTTTTATGAAGAATTAATTCAACAAGGTGACTTATCCCAAATTGTTATTGATGAACTGAATAAAAAAATCGTCAACCTTAAAACCTCCGTGCAAAGCTCCCAAAATGAAATTGGTGCTAAACAGCTTGAGGATAGGACCTCTGCTAGAGAATATAATTTAGGGAAGCAAGACCAAGTAATTGAATATGAAAAAGCCAAAATACAAGAGCTTGATAAAAGCTCCCAGCGCTATGTTTTAACATTAGAAAAGATTAACAAGCATACCAACCGCAAAATGCTAATCAATCAAAAGGATTTAGATGATTTAAATAAGCTGATTGCTAGCGGTGAATATTCTGGCGAAGTATTACAGGCAATGAAAAATGATGCAAGTGCCTTGACTGTTGAGATTAAGAATTTAGCGCAGGAAATCAACAATAATAACTTTGAAATTGTTGCTAATATTAAAGCAAACGCAGATGAGCAAGTTGATGATTTAAGCGATAAAATTAATGTGCTCAAAACGATTCGAAATTTATACAAAGAAGGCTCTGCTGATTATTTAAATAATGTAGAAGAAGAAATTAAGCTACAACAAGAATTAGCTGAAGTACATGACAACACTAGGCGCCAACAAGCTGAAAAATTAAAGGGCCTTGCACTGTATCCTGAGCAAATCAAACAGGCTACTGAAATGATGGAAGACTCAACAGCAGCTTATTGGAATGCTAAAGTAGCAGTGGATCAATTAACAAAGTCCTTAGAGGAGTCTAAAAAAAAGCTCCTTGATGATACGGCAAATAAAGTAATAAATGCCTATAAAGAGTATGTGCAAGAACGCCGAGATCAGCATATAGATATGATTGATCAGGAGCTTGAAAAAGAAAAAGAGGCTTTTGACAAACGTAAAAAAGCGATTCAAGATGAATTAGATTTATTTCGTCGCAGTGTACAAGAAAAATTACAGTTACTTGACCGTCAAGAGGCTGGGCGCTCTTATCAGATGGATATTGATGGGCTTGAATCTGAACGTACTCAAATTGTTGATCAAATAGACATTCTAGCATTAGATGATTCTTATGAGGCTAAAGCGAAGCGTAAGCAATTACAGGAGCAGCTAGATGGTATTGATAAAAATATTTCAGAAAAGCGTCATAGTCGTGATATTGATTTACAAAAAGAGGCTTTAAATGACCTGCTTACTGATAAAGAAGACAATATGCGTGAGCGTGAAGAACTTGAAGATGAGCAGTATCGAAAAAATGTTGAGCGTATTGAAAAAGAAAAATCCTATTTGCAGAAGCATTATAATGATTTACTTAATAATGAAAGAGAGTTTATGAAAATACGCTCTGACCTTGCAGAGGGACATTATAATAAAATAATTGATCATTTTAAGGGCTATGTTACAGAAATGGAAAATACGCTGCCCCTATTAGCTGATACTTTAGATGGCACAATGAGCGAGGTAGGCATATCAATTCGTGAAAATGTCATTGATCAATTAAATAAAGCTATTGAAGCCATCAATGAATTCAGCGACCTGCGAAAAGCTACTCCCAATAGAACAGAGGAATTTGATCCTAATAAGCCTAAAACAAACCCTCCTTCAGCTGGAGGCTCTAACACTTCCTCGTCTTTAAATGGTGGCGATTATCAAGTGTTATTTGGTAAATTTTTATCGGATATTGTCCGCAAAGGCTTACCAATGGGCGAAGCGCGTGATGCACTGAAAAATGAAGCAAATAGATTGGCTGCCGAAGGACGCTTAAATCATTCAGAAATTAAAGCAAATTCCAGCTTTGATACGGAATTTAAGAAGTTATCAAAACAAGAGCAAGAAGCATTAAAAAACTATATTCGACAAAATGCCAATATTTTGAATGGCTCCTATCAAGATCGAATTCATTCTTCTATAGACTCGTTAAGTACCAATAGACCAACTGCTATCATTGCAAATTCAAATACAGCTACCTTAGCTAAAGTCGATACAACAAACCTGTTGGAAAATAGTAAATTCAGCGATGGTTTAACGACTCGTCTTTCAGCAATTTCACATAATTTTTCATCCGTTATGCAGGCGATGTCTAGCCCATTCCAAAGCCTAGTAGCTTCTACTGCCGCTAGCGCTGATACAATCACGGTTAACTTTAATATTGATAAAATGAATGGCGATATGAATGATTTAAAGAAATTCAATAAAATGATGAACGATGAACTACTTCGAAAGAAAGGAATTAAATAA
- a CDS encoding phage tail protein — translation MKLGEINYSLKPDQPKIFLCRPDKKTIAHIHEAYEITYDKKLSVLNELSFKIPTILIEDGVPIDNEHIDKIKHRYLLKLKYGHVTEYFLINDSTKAYSNDEYVQYNALSLGVQLSDKNIRSFDVVSQNLSEIVKEILSSVNTNWQLGYVDSYFENIYRSYEVSSNNILEIIYELANMWNALIVWDSVNCTISFYKPDNIGNNKGFYLRDGKYLESFNLSTNTTETITRLKAYGQDGLSIRRLNPTGQAYIEDYRYYMYPFKRENDQVVSHSQYMSDELCIALENYQQLIESLSEQFANLTATVTQQKAIIQTEEQKLSALHTEKTIIENELDISNANFQSHTAKHADIIQRLELKREQVSLQESFIRDLKYQLQDYEDELSILKAQLLRENNFSQAELKELSYFEIEKEYVNDVIIDEVDLLEEAKEVFRQYLEPKVKLDMSLVDFLSIVEAQNDWDKLSLGDVVRVRYDRLQVEIKTKITEIRHDFEAASITVTISNEIDEKNTWLEALNKAGSTSTLVQMEKWKWDLSKENNGAINDIINNKWDSLKNAIMAGYNQQIEISERGIIVKDLEDPLSWLVIQNGFLAITNDNGNTWKHAISKDGIFGERIFGKIISGVNLMIEDESGIWMTRGSRTTIFNRNGDEVMRLGLVSDNQFDENGNLIPQDNECFGLTSWNSVTKVALTTCEGFSVSKRDKDDWKKVLWANTDGILYSRNMVAENIKIVNNLDKVILDAENNYFDIGLFDKIVADGKLTTLEKLEIIKELYKIHSDYKLLLQQAEKYIRSERDNYTNVEGAFDTFTQTFPTVHSTTDKYSTSALQNAYLELLTYIAHYIKVINNGFLASQNLLIDMTDPLTESTSVIENRGIFVQMFKDYYDEATRLRQAIEDSLFYSGLQMGRYYNNLIMNEFGFIAVRSDGKYRAYLNATNGLALQKWEGNKWVSKLFATLGDPDWDDGTLVAEGLVTKNLRIWDGEMDKITFDWYDGITIHGDNATIFLNANDAIRITDSSGDDKFWVDMDGFLYAKDITTHNLKIVDGNLGEKIVFDHEEGISIYGENADIFLNANDAIRIRTKNGEDRFWVDTNGMLYAKKLIIMDSYDETILDEVTGSYISDLTVNKLRTLNRNSPQDHVFIADNYIKLLTGTASSSAVEKFVLTFHGTSDASYPKMTWGSGGANNNNIAYQYKTPQGFFFEYIGTNSNKREIALANNPDESIRLKTEDSILIKSEQKLLIENGISKLEMTQNALRLEFGSSKIELTSNGIKINGNRIDLN, via the coding sequence TTGAAACTAGGAGAAATAAATTACAGCCTGAAGCCCGATCAACCGAAAATTTTTCTATGTAGGCCCGATAAAAAGACAATTGCTCATATTCATGAGGCATATGAGATTACATATGATAAAAAACTGTCAGTATTAAATGAGCTATCATTTAAAATACCAACAATTTTGATTGAAGATGGCGTCCCTATTGATAATGAGCATATTGATAAAATTAAGCATAGATACTTATTAAAATTGAAGTATGGGCATGTCACCGAATACTTCCTGATTAATGATTCTACTAAGGCCTATAGCAATGATGAATATGTGCAGTACAACGCCCTATCATTAGGCGTCCAGCTAAGCGATAAAAATATACGAAGCTTTGATGTTGTTAGCCAAAACCTTTCCGAAATCGTCAAGGAGATTTTATCTTCCGTCAATACCAATTGGCAGCTTGGCTATGTTGACAGCTATTTTGAAAACATATATAGGAGCTACGAAGTTTCCTCCAACAATATATTAGAAATCATTTATGAATTAGCCAACATGTGGAATGCTTTAATTGTATGGGATTCAGTTAACTGTACAATCAGCTTTTATAAGCCAGATAATATTGGCAACAATAAAGGATTTTATCTACGTGACGGAAAGTATTTAGAAAGCTTCAACCTTTCTACTAATACCACGGAAACTATTACTAGATTAAAAGCTTACGGACAAGATGGACTTTCCATCCGCCGACTCAACCCTACTGGCCAAGCATACATAGAGGATTACAGATACTATATGTATCCTTTTAAACGTGAAAACGATCAGGTAGTAAGCCATTCACAATATATGAGTGATGAGCTATGTATCGCTTTAGAAAACTACCAGCAATTAATCGAGTCTCTCTCCGAGCAATTTGCCAACTTAACAGCTACTGTTACACAGCAAAAGGCGATTATTCAAACAGAGGAACAAAAGCTAAGCGCCTTGCACACAGAAAAAACAATTATTGAAAATGAATTAGATATTTCAAATGCCAATTTCCAATCCCATACAGCTAAACATGCTGATATTATTCAGCGCTTAGAGCTAAAAAGAGAGCAAGTTTCCTTACAGGAATCCTTTATTCGCGATTTAAAATATCAATTGCAAGACTACGAGGATGAATTGTCCATTTTAAAAGCCCAACTATTAAGAGAAAATAATTTCTCACAGGCTGAGTTGAAGGAGCTTTCCTATTTTGAAATTGAAAAAGAATATGTCAATGATGTCATTATCGATGAAGTAGATTTGCTTGAGGAAGCGAAAGAGGTTTTTCGTCAATACCTTGAGCCAAAAGTAAAATTAGATATGAGCTTAGTTGATTTTTTAAGTATCGTCGAGGCACAAAATGATTGGGATAAGCTTAGTTTAGGAGATGTAGTTCGTGTCCGTTATGACAGGCTGCAAGTTGAAATCAAAACTAAAATTACGGAAATTCGGCACGATTTTGAAGCTGCCTCTATCACTGTTACTATCTCCAACGAAATCGACGAAAAGAACACTTGGCTAGAAGCACTAAATAAAGCAGGCAGCACCTCTACCCTCGTTCAAATGGAAAAGTGGAAATGGGACTTATCTAAAGAAAATAACGGTGCGATTAATGATATCATTAACAATAAATGGGATTCTTTAAAAAATGCGATTATGGCTGGCTATAATCAGCAAATTGAAATTAGTGAACGTGGCATTATTGTAAAGGATTTAGAAGACCCTCTTAGTTGGCTTGTCATTCAAAATGGATTTTTAGCCATTACAAACGATAATGGTAACACTTGGAAGCATGCAATTTCAAAGGACGGTATTTTTGGAGAACGTATTTTTGGCAAAATTATATCAGGCGTCAATTTAATGATTGAGGATGAATCAGGTATTTGGATGACTCGTGGCTCCAGAACGACTATCTTTAATAGAAATGGCGATGAAGTCATGAGATTAGGGCTAGTTTCTGATAATCAATTTGATGAAAACGGAAATTTGATTCCTCAAGACAATGAGTGCTTTGGTCTTACTTCGTGGAACAGTGTTACAAAGGTAGCCTTGACTACATGTGAAGGGTTTTCTGTCAGTAAAAGAGATAAAGATGATTGGAAAAAAGTATTATGGGCAAACACAGACGGCATATTATATTCACGCAACATGGTAGCAGAGAATATTAAAATCGTAAACAACCTAGATAAAGTCATCTTAGATGCCGAAAATAATTATTTCGATATTGGATTGTTCGATAAAATCGTTGCAGATGGCAAGCTGACAACGCTCGAAAAGCTCGAAATCATTAAAGAATTGTATAAAATTCATTCTGATTATAAGCTGTTACTTCAGCAAGCGGAAAAATATATTCGAAGTGAACGAGATAATTATACGAATGTTGAGGGTGCATTTGATACCTTTACCCAAACCTTCCCTACTGTTCACTCCACTACCGATAAATATTCAACGAGCGCTTTACAAAATGCTTATCTTGAGCTACTCACATACATAGCTCATTACATCAAAGTCATCAATAATGGCTTTTTAGCATCACAAAATTTATTAATTGATATGACAGACCCATTAACTGAATCGACAAGCGTCATTGAAAATCGAGGCATATTTGTTCAAATGTTTAAGGATTACTATGATGAAGCAACTAGATTGCGCCAAGCCATTGAGGATTCCCTATTCTATTCTGGCTTACAAATGGGGCGCTACTATAACAATTTAATTATGAACGAGTTTGGCTTCATTGCGGTTAGAAGTGATGGCAAGTATAGAGCTTATTTAAATGCTACAAATGGACTTGCTCTTCAAAAATGGGAGGGCAACAAATGGGTAAGTAAATTATTTGCAACGCTTGGCGACCCCGATTGGGATGATGGCACACTGGTTGCAGAAGGTCTTGTCACTAAAAACTTGCGCATTTGGGATGGCGAAATGGATAAAATCACCTTCGATTGGTATGACGGGATTACAATCCATGGTGATAATGCCACCATTTTTTTAAATGCCAATGATGCGATTCGAATTACTGATTCGAGTGGCGATGATAAATTTTGGGTGGATATGGATGGCTTTTTATATGCGAAAGACATTACGACTCACAATCTAAAAATCGTTGATGGGAATCTAGGTGAGAAAATTGTTTTTGATCATGAAGAAGGTATTTCTATCTATGGAGAGAACGCTGACATCTTCTTAAATGCCAATGATGCGATTCGAATCAGGACTAAGAATGGCGAAGATAGATTTTGGGTTGATACTAATGGCATGCTTTATGCCAAAAAGTTAATCATTATGGACAGCTATGATGAAACGATTTTAGATGAGGTGACAGGCAGCTATATTTCAGATTTAACCGTTAATAAGCTAAGAACGCTCAATCGAAATTCGCCACAAGACCATGTGTTTATTGCAGATAATTATATTAAGCTATTAACAGGTACAGCCTCTTCTTCAGCAGTAGAAAAGTTCGTTCTAACTTTTCATGGCACAAGCGATGCAAGTTATCCCAAAATGACTTGGGGCTCTGGTGGTGCTAACAACAATAATATTGCCTATCAGTATAAAACACCCCAAGGCTTCTTCTTTGAATATATAGGTACGAACTCAAATAAACGTGAAATTGCCTTAGCTAACAATCCTGATGAATCTATTAGATTAAAAACAGAGGATTCTATTCTAATTAAGAGCGAACAAAAGCTTTTAATTGAAAATGGGATAAGCAAGCTGGAAATGACGCAAAATGCGCTTCGTTTAGAGTTTGGCTCCAGTAAAATTGAGCTGACTTCAAACGGGATTAAAATTAATGGGAATAGAATTGATTTAAATTAA
- a CDS encoding distal tail protein Dit, whose amino-acid sequence MLESTHFIYDGISSKEMGIKIGWANGNLYNEAFLPQRQIVEKQIANNPSPYFQRVAQLPLSFKLSFYLDSWIKDQDIRKIARWLFQPYYKPFIFDSNPNRIFYALVEGDSSLIHNGLHQGHVELTIRCNSPYSYSHEHRFDHLTFREADKGYHLEEGISSFPDGNLNNMEVTSNGLTIEKIDNSWGSLYLEKKKWSEVQ is encoded by the coding sequence ATGTTGGAATCTACCCACTTTATATATGATGGCATTTCCTCTAAAGAAATGGGTATCAAAATCGGTTGGGCAAATGGCAATCTTTACAACGAAGCATTTCTGCCTCAGCGTCAAATCGTAGAAAAGCAAATTGCCAATAATCCTTCACCTTATTTTCAGAGAGTGGCACAACTGCCGCTCTCTTTTAAATTGTCCTTTTATCTTGACAGTTGGATAAAGGATCAAGATATAAGAAAAATCGCACGCTGGCTTTTTCAGCCTTATTACAAGCCTTTCATTTTTGATAGCAACCCAAATCGAATTTTTTATGCCTTAGTTGAAGGTGATTCTAGTTTAATCCATAACGGGCTTCATCAAGGTCATGTGGAATTAACAATTAGATGCAATTCCCCCTACTCCTATTCTCATGAGCATAGATTTGACCATTTGACATTCAGAGAAGCAGATAAAGGCTATCATCTTGAAGAGGGTATCTCCTCTTTCCCTGACGGCAATTTAAATAATATGGAAGTAACGTCCAATGGACTCACCATCGAAAAAATCGACAACTCTTGGGGAAGCTTATATTTAGAAAAAAAGAAATGGAGTGAAGTACAGTAA
- a CDS encoding phage tail domain-containing protein gives MQWNTLLNLTGTYISKSHDISSNLSNYVTVIQANIINTHSQLVEFYFSVSNDNSVWSDWAEMNLHNSHLLLNYDLSKLYFKYKVVMHSKNMDIKPYLQSLSISFEPCEILENLGDLPIKPKIWIRKKNGNGTIALTNVNTNQTLTIQNLINNEEIYINCEKEDIVSDRQHLGVYRYDDHNGEFLELPLGVSILKGFGDFDMDVRYQNIFIQE, from the coding sequence ATGCAATGGAACACGCTCTTAAACTTAACAGGCACTTATATCTCGAAATCCCACGATATATCAAGCAATCTATCAAATTATGTAACCGTTATTCAAGCAAATATAATTAATACCCATTCACAATTAGTTGAATTTTATTTCTCTGTCTCCAATGACAATAGCGTATGGTCTGATTGGGCAGAAATGAATTTGCATAATAGTCACCTTTTATTAAATTATGATTTAAGCAAACTATATTTTAAATATAAAGTAGTTATGCATTCAAAAAATATGGATATTAAACCATACCTCCAATCCCTTTCTATAAGCTTCGAGCCATGTGAGATATTAGAAAATCTAGGTGATCTACCTATTAAGCCAAAAATCTGGATTCGTAAAAAAAATGGCAACGGAACGATTGCGTTAACTAATGTCAATACTAACCAAACATTGACCATTCAAAACTTAATTAATAACGAGGAAATTTATATTAATTGTGAAAAGGAAGATATTGTGTCTGACAGACAGCATTTAGGTGTGTATAGATATGATGACCATAATGGCGAATTTCTAGAATTGCCACTGGGGGTTAGCATTTTAAAAGGGTTTGGCGATTTTGATATGGATGTACGTTATCAAAATATTTTTATTCAAGAGTAA